The Dioscorea cayenensis subsp. rotundata cultivar TDr96_F1 chromosome 19, TDr96_F1_v2_PseudoChromosome.rev07_lg8_w22 25.fasta, whole genome shotgun sequence genome includes a window with the following:
- the LOC120249635 gene encoding ABC transporter F family member 5-like gives MDITAKLRGVDLRSSVLPGGALLPAGNPRILHKLAPFSAFPAQSRRFRASLVKKVSFCAARRRGAIARAVAVETSVIETQDDIESLFSESSSGDAAAKRQGKKKSNSGASSVSSGIRLENISKSFKGVTVLRDVSWEVKKGEKVGLVGVNGAGKTTQLRIIAGLDEPDSGNIVKARENMKIAFLSQEFEVCPSRTVKEEFLSAFAEEMEIAERLEKVQNALEKTTEDLNLMGRLLDELDLLQRRAQDLNLDEVDMKISKLMPELGFAPEDSDRLVASFSGGWQMRMSLGKILLQEPDLLLLDEPTNHLDLDTIEWLEEYLNKQDVPMVIISHDRAFLDQLCTKIVETDMGVSRTFMGNYSEYVIAKAAWVEAQYQAWEKQQKEIEHTKDLISRLGAGANSGRASSEEKKLERLQEEGQIEKPFQRKQMKIRFPERGRSGRTVLMLKNLEFGYEDEVLFHKANLLVERGEKIAIIGPNGCGKSALLKLIMGLEKPRGGEVLLGEHNVLPNYFEQNQAEALDLDKTVLQTVEEAAVDWRIDDIKGLLGRCNFKSDMLDRKVNLLSGGEKARLAFCKFMVKPSTLLVLDEPTNHLDIPSKEMLEEAISEYQGTVITVSHDRYFVRQIVNRVVEVKDKGLSDYAGDYNYYLEKNLEARERELSREAELEEKAPKAKAKSKMSKEEKEARKKQKIQAFQQAKAKSKGLKNAKRWK, from the exons ATGGATATCACCGCTAAACTCCGTGGAGTTGATCTCCGATCTAGTGTTCTCCCTGGCGGTGCGCTTTTACCCGCGGGAAACCCTAGAATTCTGCACAAATTGGCTCCATTTTCGGCTTTTCCTGCTCAATCGCGGAGATTTCGTGCGTCTTTGGTGAAAAAGGTTAGTTTTTGTGCTGCTAGAAGGAGAGGAGCGATTGCTCGAGCTGTTGCTGTTGAGACTTCTGTTATTGAGACGCAGGACGATATTGAGTCTTTGTTCTCTGAGAGCTCTTCCGGCGATGCGGCGGCGAAGAGGCAGGGAAAGAAGAAGTCTAATTCTGGGGCTTCTAGTGTTTCCTCTGGGATTCGGCTGGAGAACATCAGTAAGAGCTTCAAAGGTGTTACTGTTCTCAGAGATGTCAGCTGGGAGGTGAAGAAAGGGGAGAAGGTTGGGCTGGTGGGTGTTAATGGTGCTGGGAAAACGACGCAGCTTCGGATCATTGCTGGGTTGGATGAGCCGGATTCGGGGAATATTGTGAAAGCCAGGGAGAATATGAAAATAGCGTTTTTGAGCCAGGAATTCGAGGTTTGTCCTAGCAGGACGGTAAAGGAGGAGTTTTTGAGTGCGTTTGCGGAGGAGATGGAGATTGCGGAGAGGCTGGAGAAGGTGCAGAATGCGCTGGAGAAGACCACTGAGGACTTGAATTTGATGGGGAGGTTGCTGGATGAGTTGGATTTGCTGCAGAGAAGGGCACAGGATCTTAATTTAGATGAGGTTGATATGAAGATCAGCAAATTGATGCCAGAGCTTGGTTTTGCTCCTGAGGATTCGGATAGGTTGGTTGCTTCATTTAGTGGCGGCTGGCAGATGAGGATGTCTCTGGGGAAAATTCTTCTTCAG GAACCTGATCTGTTGCTCCTTGATGAACCCACAAATCACCTTGATCTTGATACTATCGAATGGCTTGAAGAATACCTCAATAAGCAAGATGTTCCAATGGTTATCATATCCCATGATAGGGCCTTCCTTGATCAATTGTGCACGAAAATTGTGGAAACTGATATGGGAGTATCCAGGACATTTATGGGGAATTATTCTGAATATGTTATAGCAAAAGCTGCATGGGTGGAAGCGCAGTATCAAGCATGGGAAAAACAGCAGAAGGAGATTGAGCATACAAAAGACTTGATAAGCAGATTGGGAGCTGGTGCTAACTCTGGACGTGCTTCTAGTGAAGAAAAG AAATTGGAAAGACTTCAAGAAGAAGGGCAAATTGAGAAGCCTTTCCAGAGAAAACAAATGAAGATCAGGTTTCCTGAACGTGGAAGAAGTGGTAGAACTGTACTAATGCTTAAGAATTTGGAATTTGGATATGAGGATGAG GTTTTGTTCCACAAGGCAAATCTATTAGTTGAAAGGGGTGAGAAAATAGCTATTATTGGCCCAAATGGATGTGGGAAGAGTGCATTGCTTAAGCTAATCATGGGTCTTGAGAAACCCAGAGGAGGAGAAGTTTTGCTCGGGGAACATAATGTGCTACCAAATTATTTTGAACAGAACCAG GCAGAAGCGCTTGATTTAGATAAAACAGTACTTCAAACAGTGGAAGAAGCTGCAGTGGACTGGAGAATTGATGATATAAAGGGTCTTCTTGGTAGATGCAACTTCAAATCTGACATGCTTGACAGAAAGGTCAACCTTTTAAGTGGTGGGGAGAAG GCACGACTTGCTTTTTGCAAGTTCATGGTGAAGCCGTCGACGTTGCTTGTTTTAGATGAGCCAACCAACCATTTGGATATACCATCCAAAGAGATGCTTGAG GAGGCAATATCAGAATATCAGGGCACTGTCATTACTGTCTCTCATGATCGGTACTTCGTAAGACAGATAGTTAATAGGGTAGTGGAGGTGAAGGATAAAGGCCTTAGTGACTATGCAGGCGACTATAAT TATTATTTGGAAAAGAACCTCGAGGCTCGAGAGAGAGAACTTTCACGCGAAGCAGAGCTTGAAGAGAAGGCCCCTAAAGCCAAAGCCAAATCAAAGATGTCAAAG GAGGAAAAAGAAGCCAGGAAGAAACA